The following proteins are encoded in a genomic region of Paenibacillus sp. FSL H3-0469:
- a CDS encoding GNAT family protein: MKMEIVFDQFPVLRSEELVLGKIEEQHLDGLFEIYSNDHVFEYCGIIPKHNKTTVKSMIGHYERDYGKRSRIKWGIFAPADDTHLLGIIEACDFNQRVNMVTIGYFLAEAQWGRGLASRAVELLTAFLFQQAQVNRIQAEVMLNNEPSKKVLLKNGYVKEGMLRQAALWSGKGVVDLEIYSMLREEYMKVLQPDHEALIL, from the coding sequence GTGAAGATGGAGATTGTATTTGACCAGTTCCCTGTCTTAAGATCAGAGGAGCTGGTGCTGGGCAAGATTGAGGAGCAGCATCTGGACGGGCTGTTCGAGATTTACAGCAATGACCATGTGTTCGAATATTGCGGGATTATCCCCAAGCACAATAAGACTACAGTCAAGAGCATGATCGGTCATTATGAGCGGGATTATGGCAAAAGATCGCGGATCAAGTGGGGCATCTTCGCTCCAGCGGACGATACGCACCTGCTCGGAATCATTGAAGCCTGCGACTTCAATCAGAGGGTTAATATGGTCACCATTGGCTACTTCCTTGCGGAAGCCCAGTGGGGGAGGGGCCTCGCCTCCAGGGCCGTTGAGCTGTTGACAGCATTTCTGTTCCAGCAGGCTCAGGTGAACCGGATTCAGGCGGAAGTGATGCTGAATAATGAGCCCTCCAAGAAGGTGCTGCTGAAGAACGGATACGTCAAGGAAGGAATGCTGCGGCAGGCGGCCCTCTGGTCCGGCAAGGGCGTGGTCGATCTGGAGATCTATAGTATGCTGAGGGAAGAGTATATGAAGGTTCTACAACCGGACCATGAGGCCCTTATTTTGTGA
- a CDS encoding ABC transporter ATP-binding protein: protein MFEIKWLWQNLEGNRARYIVALCLSVVGSSLTIVNPYISQRIVDTFIAGDHAGENLATGRGLLIALCLGMIGFSLLRTGLAYFTTMQYEISSQNMMYNIRIYLYNKIQGQDREYYDRNRTGDLMTKMTGDLDMVRHSMAWIFKTIIESLTIFLAAVIYFLTIDVKLTLWMLILSPPIFVVAFIFAKRVRPMYIDLRERLSQLNTTTQENISGNRVVKAFAREEFEIAKFTEKNVNYAVANKKAALVWLDYFPYLESFAQGFNVVLMLAGGYYVMEGRITFGEFTAFSSLIWAVSNPMRNIGIIINDIQRFFASLSKIVDIYYARPAIANDHNPVEHRRYEGRIEFDHVRFKYDNATVLDDVSFTIAPGETIAIMGATGSGKTSLINLIPRFYDVAGGRVLVDDRDVRELELDELRGNIGMATQDVLLFSDTIDGNIAYGDPDLPEEDAQAYAALAAAHDFIVKMPEGYDTVVGERGVGLSGGQKQRIALARALAVQRPILILDDTTSAVDLETEEHIQRSLRELEYPCTKIIIAQRVSTTAQADRILILEGGRLIEEGTHAELLAKRGYYYDVFMLQNEGIGRQVTEIGQE from the coding sequence ATGTTTGAAATCAAATGGCTGTGGCAGAACCTGGAGGGCAACCGGGCGCGGTATATCGTGGCGCTCTGCCTCTCGGTGGTGGGCTCAAGTCTTACGATTGTGAACCCCTACATCAGCCAGCGCATCGTCGATACGTTCATTGCCGGTGACCACGCAGGAGAGAATCTTGCTACAGGACGCGGACTGCTTATTGCACTGTGCCTGGGCATGATCGGCTTCTCTCTGCTCCGTACAGGGCTGGCATACTTTACGACCATGCAGTACGAAATTTCTTCACAGAATATGATGTACAATATCCGGATTTATCTGTACAACAAGATTCAGGGCCAGGACCGGGAATATTATGACCGCAACCGCACCGGGGACCTGATGACCAAAATGACGGGGGATCTGGATATGGTCCGCCACTCGATGGCGTGGATTTTCAAAACGATCATTGAATCGCTTACGATTTTCCTGGCAGCCGTCATTTATTTCCTCACAATTGATGTGAAGCTGACGCTGTGGATGCTGATCCTGTCCCCGCCGATTTTTGTAGTGGCCTTTATCTTCGCCAAGCGAGTGCGCCCGATGTACATCGACCTGCGCGAACGGCTGTCCCAGCTTAATACGACGACCCAGGAGAATATCTCCGGGAACCGGGTGGTGAAGGCTTTTGCCCGTGAGGAGTTCGAGATTGCCAAGTTCACAGAGAAGAATGTCAACTACGCGGTGGCGAATAAAAAAGCGGCCCTCGTCTGGCTCGACTACTTCCCTTATCTGGAGTCGTTCGCCCAAGGCTTCAACGTGGTCCTGATGCTGGCCGGCGGTTACTATGTGATGGAGGGCCGGATTACCTTCGGTGAGTTCACGGCGTTCTCCTCGCTGATCTGGGCTGTCTCGAACCCGATGCGCAATATCGGGATTATTATTAATGATATCCAGCGTTTCTTTGCCAGCTTATCCAAAATCGTCGATATCTATTACGCCCGTCCGGCAATTGCCAACGATCACAATCCGGTAGAGCACCGCCGCTATGAGGGACGGATTGAATTCGACCATGTCCGGTTCAAATATGATAACGCTACCGTGCTGGATGATGTGAGCTTCACGATCGCCCCCGGCGAGACCATTGCGATTATGGGGGCCACCGGCTCCGGCAAAACCTCGCTTATCAACCTCATTCCCCGCTTCTATGATGTGGCTGGCGGGCGTGTGCTGGTGGACGACAGAGATGTCCGGGAGCTTGAGCTGGATGAGCTGCGCGGGAATATCGGGATGGCTACGCAGGATGTCCTGCTGTTCTCCGATACCATTGACGGCAACATTGCCTACGGCGATCCCGATCTGCCTGAGGAGGATGCGCAGGCTTACGCGGCTCTGGCCGCTGCCCATGATTTCATTGTCAAAATGCCTGAAGGCTACGATACCGTAGTCGGGGAACGCGGTGTCGGGTTGTCCGGGGGCCAAAAGCAGCGGATTGCGCTGGCCCGCGCCCTGGCGGTCCAACGTCCGATTCTGATCCTGGATGATACGACCTCAGCGGTCGATCTGGAGACCGAGGAGCATATCCAGCGCAGCCTCCGGGAGCTGGAGTATCCCTGCACGAAGATCATCATCGCACAGCGGGTATCCACTACGGCCCAGGCTGACCGCATTCTGATCCTGGAGGGCGGGCGCTTGATTGAGGAAGGGACCCACGCCGAGCTGCTGGCGAAGCGGGGTTATTACTATGATGTATTCATGCTTCAGAACGAGGGCATTGGAAGGCAGGTGACCGAGATTGGCCAGGAATAA
- a CDS encoding NdvB protein translates to MIRASEDNEYYELSSPTILPKASGFLWNEQMMIHMNCRGYAVAQFMQPEPAKYSYAPNLEAKTFMQPEQPYYAHHPGRFVYVKDEENGELFSAPYEPVRNPPDHYTFAVGKHNIVWTIEKNGIAIEMTLSLPKDDPMELWRVKVTNLSDAPRKISIYPYFTIGYMSWMNQSGEYKEALQGIVATAVTPYQKYQDYAKIKHLKDKTFLLADHAPDSWEVNQEAFEGEGGIGSPSALKSQRLAQGEARYETPVAALQYSMDLAAGEEREYRFIFGPARSEQRIAEIRRRLFLDTDTAGEDGFVRAEREYAQYIAEGRGSIEISTPDADLDNLVNHWLPRQMYYHGQTNRLTTDPQTRNYLQDNMGMSYLKPQTARKAFLTALSQQEASGAMPDGIILHEAAELKYINQVPHTDHCVWLPICLSTYLDETDDYSILDEEVSYAGGLETGPVHEHIDRAVQWLLHERDERGLNYINQGDWCDPMNMVGYKGQGVSGWLTIATAYACMVWADICERSGRTDIAKTFRHAAEETNALVNQYFWDGEWYSRGITDDNVVFGISSDPEGRIFINPQGWALLSGAADEEKRAKLMKSVHEQLETPYGVEKLAPSYTAMREDVGRVTQKHPGTAENGAVYNHAAAFYIYGLYAVGEQDHAYRLLRKMLPGPDIGDIIRRGQLPVFIPNYYRGAYKQFPQTAGRSSHLFNTGTVPWVYRCLIDGLFGLQGCREGLQVKPQLPSGWQDATVKRSFRGAELQIEMKCESDVAAIEVYLDGQLVQDGVLKELKPGKQYHVRVKIPAEAAGGVE, encoded by the coding sequence ATGATCAGAGCATCTGAAGATAATGAATATTATGAGCTGTCCAGTCCCACCATTCTCCCCAAGGCTTCGGGGTTCCTGTGGAATGAGCAGATGATGATTCATATGAACTGCCGGGGATATGCGGTAGCCCAGTTTATGCAGCCCGAGCCTGCGAAGTATTCCTATGCGCCGAATCTGGAGGCCAAGACGTTCATGCAGCCGGAGCAGCCTTATTATGCCCACCACCCCGGACGCTTCGTCTATGTTAAGGATGAGGAGAACGGGGAGCTGTTCTCTGCCCCTTATGAGCCTGTCCGCAACCCTCCGGATCATTACACTTTTGCGGTAGGTAAACATAATATTGTATGGACCATCGAGAAGAACGGGATCGCTATAGAGATGACGTTAAGCCTGCCTAAAGATGACCCGATGGAGCTGTGGCGGGTGAAGGTGACCAATCTGTCCGACGCTCCCCGCAAGATCAGCATCTATCCCTACTTCACCATCGGCTACATGTCATGGATGAATCAGTCGGGCGAGTATAAGGAAGCTTTGCAGGGAATCGTGGCTACAGCGGTCACGCCTTATCAGAAATATCAGGATTATGCCAAAATCAAGCATCTGAAGGACAAAACCTTCCTGCTCGCCGACCATGCCCCGGACTCCTGGGAAGTGAATCAGGAAGCCTTCGAGGGCGAAGGAGGAATAGGCTCGCCGTCAGCGCTTAAGAGTCAGCGGCTGGCGCAAGGCGAAGCCCGTTATGAGACCCCGGTTGCCGCCCTTCAATACAGTATGGACCTGGCTGCGGGGGAAGAGCGTGAATACCGCTTCATCTTCGGCCCGGCCCGGAGTGAGCAGAGAATCGCGGAGATCCGCCGGAGGCTGTTTCTGGATACCGATACGGCAGGCGAGGACGGATTCGTGCGCGCTGAGCGGGAATATGCGCAGTACATTGCGGAAGGCAGAGGGAGCATTGAGATTTCCACGCCGGATGCGGACCTCGACAATCTGGTCAACCACTGGCTGCCCCGGCAGATGTATTATCACGGTCAGACCAACCGCCTGACCACCGACCCGCAGACCCGGAATTATCTGCAGGATAATATGGGTATGAGCTACCTTAAGCCGCAGACGGCAAGAAAAGCGTTCCTGACGGCCTTAAGCCAGCAGGAGGCCAGCGGAGCGATGCCGGATGGCATTATTTTGCATGAAGCGGCTGAACTGAAATATATCAATCAGGTTCCGCATACGGATCATTGTGTCTGGCTCCCGATTTGCCTTAGTACCTATCTGGATGAGACGGATGATTACAGCATTCTGGATGAGGAAGTATCGTATGCGGGCGGGCTGGAGACAGGACCTGTGCATGAACATATCGACCGGGCGGTGCAGTGGCTGCTCCATGAGCGGGATGAGCGCGGCCTGAATTATATCAATCAGGGAGACTGGTGCGACCCGATGAATATGGTAGGGTACAAGGGACAAGGCGTGTCCGGATGGCTGACCATCGCTACCGCGTATGCATGTATGGTCTGGGCGGATATTTGCGAGCGGAGCGGCCGTACGGATATCGCCAAGACCTTCCGCCATGCGGCGGAGGAGACGAATGCGCTCGTCAATCAGTACTTCTGGGATGGCGAGTGGTATTCGCGGGGGATTACCGATGACAATGTGGTATTCGGCATCAGCAGCGATCCGGAAGGCCGGATCTTCATTAATCCCCAGGGCTGGGCGCTGCTCAGCGGTGCGGCCGATGAGGAGAAGCGGGCGAAGCTGATGAAGTCGGTCCATGAACAGCTGGAGACCCCGTATGGAGTGGAAAAGCTCGCCCCGTCCTATACCGCCATGCGCGAGGATGTGGGCCGGGTCACCCAGAAGCATCCGGGGACAGCCGAGAACGGTGCAGTCTACAACCATGCCGCTGCCTTCTATATTTATGGCTTGTATGCAGTGGGTGAGCAGGATCATGCGTACCGTCTGCTGCGCAAAATGCTCCCCGGGCCTGATATCGGGGATATCATCCGGCGGGGCCAGCTGCCGGTATTCATCCCTAACTATTACCGGGGCGCTTACAAGCAGTTCCCGCAGACCGCCGGACGCTCCAGCCACCTGTTCAACACCGGAACCGTTCCCTGGGTGTACCGTTGCCTGATCGATGGGCTATTCGGCCTGCAAGGCTGCCGGGAAGGCCTCCAGGTGAAGCCGCAGCTTCCGTCCGGCTGGCAGGATGCAACCGTGAAGCGCAGCTTCAGAGGGGCTGAGCTGCAGATTGAGATGAAGTGTGAGTCTGATGTAGCGGCAATCGAAGTCTATCTGGACGGCCAGCTTGTGCAAGACGGTGTTCTGAAGGAACTGAAACCGGGTAAGCAATATCATGTGCGGGTTAAGATTCCGGCAGAGGCTGCTGGAGGAGTAGAGTGA
- a CDS encoding DUF4003 family protein — translation MKQSYIARLELFVTNAQQIKQEFPWQNASVNRLAALLYAVEDKTANVQAIRMYHEMVKDNTRGFSSFRGTSAICIAALLSLSPQPEQQLAATLAVYDLLKERKFRASDYLVIAAYQIAAHTPYDQYAAAIDRTQAFYEGMRSKHRFLTGRDDYIFAAMLGLSDIPVEQGLEQLEQLYATLKPEFFSGNSVQALTQVLVLGGEDLTSRVLSLREAFRARDIRLDKEYTLSSLGILSLIPYEQQQLVSDVSDTYEFLRPQKGFGGWSINKQELLLLSAALVSYQYIVDVRNGIIESTLSTSLTNIIIAQQTAIAVAAASAAAAASS, via the coding sequence ATGAAGCAATCGTACATAGCCAGACTTGAATTATTCGTAACCAACGCCCAGCAGATTAAACAGGAATTCCCCTGGCAAAATGCCTCTGTGAACCGGCTGGCAGCCTTGCTCTACGCCGTGGAGGACAAGACCGCCAATGTGCAGGCAATCCGCATGTATCATGAGATGGTCAAGGATAACACCCGGGGCTTCTCGTCCTTCCGGGGAACCTCTGCCATCTGTATTGCTGCGCTGCTCTCCCTGTCCCCCCAGCCGGAACAGCAGCTTGCAGCTACGCTGGCTGTATATGACCTGCTCAAGGAACGCAAATTCCGGGCCTCCGACTACCTGGTCATTGCCGCCTATCAGATCGCTGCCCATACCCCGTACGATCAATATGCCGCAGCCATAGACCGCACCCAAGCCTTCTACGAGGGGATGCGGTCGAAGCACCGTTTCCTCACCGGGCGGGATGACTATATCTTCGCTGCCATGCTCGGACTCTCCGATATCCCTGTAGAGCAAGGGCTGGAGCAGCTGGAGCAGCTCTATGCTACGCTTAAGCCCGAATTCTTCTCCGGCAATAGTGTTCAGGCGCTGACACAGGTGCTGGTGCTAGGCGGAGAGGATCTCACAAGCCGGGTGCTTAGCCTGCGCGAGGCGTTCCGGGCAAGGGATATCCGGCTGGATAAGGAGTATACGCTCTCGTCCCTTGGCATCCTGTCCCTGATCCCATACGAACAGCAGCAACTGGTAAGCGATGTCTCAGACACCTATGAATTTCTGCGCCCGCAAAAGGGCTTCGGCGGCTGGTCCATCAACAAGCAGGAGCTGCTCCTGCTGTCTGCCGCACTCGTCTCCTATCAATATATAGTCGATGTGAGAAACGGTATTATTGAATCTACCCTATCTACCAGCCTGACCAACATCATCATTGCCCAGCAGACAGCGATTGCTGTAGCTGCAGCCTCTGCTGCTGCGGCAGCTTCTTCTTAG
- a CDS encoding ABC transporter ATP-binding protein, whose protein sequence is MARNKFDVDENLESPFNIKHFRRAMVYIRRKKKPMLIAFALSALSAAIALSAPLIMQHVVDVTIPAKDMGALAGWSALMLATIVVSVILATIRSRIMTSVGQDIIFDIRTDLFKHLQDLPFKYYDDRPQGKILIRVVNYVNAVSDVLSNGIINFILEIVNLIFIAVFMFAVDVRLSFIILAGLPVFLGIMLLIKTRQRRAWQAVSNKSSNLNAYLQESISGIGVTQMFSRETRNEGIFTRLAGNFRTAWMKALRYNILIPFSVDNLSTIVTAMIFLVGLLTLDPQNMTLGVILAMSSYAARFWQPILNLSNLYNNFINAVAYLERIFETLDEPVTVSDIPGAKALPPVEGRVTFDDVTFAYDPGLNILENISFDVAAGESVALVGPTGAGKTTVVNLISRFYNLTGGRILIDGQDISQITLKSLRSQMGIMLQDSFIFSGTIMDNIRYGRPDATEEEVIAAAKAVCADDFIREFDQGYQTEVNERGSKLSQGQRQLISFARTLLANPRILILDEATSSIDAQTERLLQKGLNELLKGRTSFIIAHRLSTVKNCDRIMYVSNKGIAESGSHDELIARRGLYHRLYTAQKMEA, encoded by the coding sequence TTGGCCAGGAATAAATTCGATGTCGATGAGAATCTGGAATCGCCGTTCAATATCAAGCATTTCCGGCGGGCCATGGTCTATATCAGACGCAAAAAGAAGCCTATGCTGATTGCATTCGCGCTTAGTGCATTGTCGGCGGCGATTGCCCTGTCGGCCCCGCTGATCATGCAGCATGTGGTGGATGTGACGATTCCCGCCAAAGATATGGGCGCATTGGCCGGCTGGTCGGCGCTAATGCTGGCAACGATTGTGGTCAGCGTCATTCTGGCGACCATCCGCTCGCGGATTATGACAAGTGTGGGTCAGGATATTATCTTCGATATCCGCACAGATCTGTTTAAGCATCTGCAGGACCTGCCATTCAAATATTACGACGACCGGCCGCAGGGCAAAATCCTGATCCGGGTCGTGAACTATGTCAATGCGGTCTCCGATGTGTTATCGAACGGAATTATCAACTTCATTCTGGAGATTGTGAACCTGATCTTTATCGCGGTGTTCATGTTCGCTGTGGATGTGCGGCTCTCCTTCATCATTCTGGCCGGACTGCCGGTGTTCCTCGGCATCATGCTGCTGATCAAGACCCGGCAGCGCCGGGCCTGGCAGGCCGTCTCGAACAAAAGCTCCAACCTGAATGCTTATCTGCAGGAGAGCATCAGCGGCATCGGTGTTACCCAGATGTTCTCCCGGGAGACGCGCAATGAAGGGATCTTCACCCGTCTGGCCGGTAACTTCCGCACGGCCTGGATGAAGGCGCTGCGTTACAACATTCTGATTCCGTTCAGTGTCGACAACCTGTCTACCATTGTTACGGCTATGATCTTCCTGGTCGGCCTGCTGACGCTGGACCCGCAAAATATGACGCTGGGCGTCATTCTCGCCATGAGCAGCTATGCGGCCCGCTTCTGGCAGCCGATCCTGAACCTGTCGAACCTGTACAATAACTTCATTAATGCGGTGGCTTATCTGGAGCGGATCTTCGAGACGCTGGATGAGCCGGTGACGGTCAGCGATATCCCCGGTGCGAAGGCGCTGCCGCCGGTCGAGGGCCGGGTGACGTTCGATGATGTCACCTTCGCCTACGATCCGGGCCTCAACATTCTGGAGAATATCTCCTTCGATGTGGCAGCAGGTGAGAGCGTGGCTCTGGTCGGTCCGACCGGTGCGGGGAAGACCACCGTCGTCAACCTGATCTCGCGCTTCTATAACCTGACCGGCGGACGCATTCTGATCGACGGGCAGGATATCTCGCAGATCACGCTGAAATCGCTGCGCAGCCAGATGGGGATCATGCTGCAGGACAGCTTTATTTTCTCGGGAACCATTATGGACAATATCCGCTACGGCAGACCGGATGCGACCGAGGAGGAAGTTATCGCCGCCGCGAAGGCGGTCTGCGCGGACGACTTCATCCGCGAATTCGATCAGGGCTACCAGACCGAAGTGAACGAACGCGGCTCCAAGCTCTCCCAGGGACAGCGGCAGCTCATCTCGTTCGCCAGAACACTGCTGGCCAACCCGCGGATCCTCATCCTGGATGAAGCGACCTCCTCCATCGATGCGCAGACCGAGCGTCTGCTCCAGAAGGGGCTGAATGAGCTGCTTAAGGGCCGGACCTCGTTCATCATCGCGCACCGCCTGTCTACAGTGAAGAACTGCGACCGGATCATGTATGTCTCGAACAAGGGCATCGCCGAGAGCGGCTCCCATGACGAGCTGATCGCCCGCCGCGGCCTGTACCACCGGCTGTATACGGCGCAGAAGATGGAAGCCTGA
- a CDS encoding aldo/keto reductase: MTNHIPEILLNDGRKAPAIGFGTARIRGAEGVESVKTALDLGYRLIDSAFNYENEGVVGEAVRQSGIARDQLFITSKLPGRHHKYEEAVKTIEESLYRAGLDYYDLYLIHWPNPKVNLYVEAWQALIDARAKGLIRSIGVSNFLPEHLERLITETGVVPSMNQIELHPFYNQAEQRAYHEKHGIITESWSPLGRGEDLLKNEQLQTLASARGKSVSQIVLRWHVQLGAVPIPRSQSEAHQRENIDIFGFELSEEEMKMISDIPTTGPLWEQDPAVYEEF, from the coding sequence ATGACAAATCATATTCCGGAAATACTGCTGAATGATGGAAGGAAGGCACCTGCAATTGGCTTTGGAACTGCGCGGATCAGAGGCGCTGAGGGTGTGGAAAGTGTGAAGACAGCGCTGGATTTAGGCTATCGTCTGATCGATTCCGCATTCAACTATGAGAATGAGGGGGTTGTCGGAGAGGCGGTGCGGCAGAGCGGCATAGCCAGAGACCAGCTGTTCATTACCTCCAAGCTGCCCGGACGCCATCACAAGTATGAGGAAGCAGTCAAGACCATTGAGGAATCGCTGTACCGGGCAGGGCTGGATTATTATGATCTGTATCTGATCCACTGGCCGAATCCCAAGGTGAACCTGTATGTGGAAGCGTGGCAGGCACTGATTGATGCGCGGGCAAAAGGGCTGATCCGTTCGATCGGAGTCAGCAATTTCCTGCCGGAGCATCTGGAGCGCCTGATCACGGAGACGGGTGTGGTGCCGAGTATGAACCAGATTGAGCTGCATCCCTTCTATAATCAGGCAGAGCAGCGCGCATATCATGAGAAGCACGGAATCATTACTGAATCCTGGAGTCCGCTGGGACGCGGCGAGGATCTGCTGAAGAATGAACAGCTCCAGACCCTTGCCTCTGCTCGTGGCAAGTCCGTCTCACAGATTGTTCTGCGCTGGCATGTGCAGCTGGGAGCCGTTCCGATTCCAAGGTCGCAGTCGGAGGCGCATCAGCGGGAGAATATAGATATCTTCGGCTTCGAATTGTCGGAGGAAGAGATGAAGATGATCTCGGACATTCCGACCACCGGCCCGCTGTGGGAGCAGGACCCGGCCGTGTACGAAGAGTTCTGA
- a CDS encoding putative immunity protein, translated as MKAKLAADGLDESIAALAATSQHEVLAAWAGDCAERVLPYVEAASPEEKRPRQAVEAGRAWVRRELKMTAARQAAFAAHSAAREVSPAAACAACRAAGHAAATAHVATHAVHAATYAVKAVYKAAGPDLAASAVMQEREWQYRHLIRLNEE; from the coding sequence GTGAAGGCCAAACTGGCCGCTGACGGGCTGGATGAATCCATCGCCGCACTGGCCGCCACAAGTCAGCACGAAGTATTGGCTGCCTGGGCCGGGGACTGTGCAGAACGGGTACTGCCTTATGTGGAGGCGGCATCCCCGGAAGAGAAGCGGCCCCGGCAGGCAGTAGAAGCCGGACGCGCCTGGGTGCGCAGGGAGCTGAAGATGACCGCTGCACGGCAAGCTGCGTTCGCGGCCCACTCGGCTGCGCGTGAGGTAAGTCCGGCAGCGGCCTGCGCGGCTTGCCGCGCTGCGGGTCATGCAGCGGCTACCGCCCATGTAGCCACCCATGCGGTGCATGCCGCCACTTATGCGGTTAAGGCGGTGTACAAAGCAGCCGGACCCGACCTGGCCGCTTCTGCCGTGATGCAGGAGCGCGAATGGCAGTACCGGCATTTGATCCGTCTGAATGAGGAATAA
- a CDS encoding amino acid permease, whose product MESKELTRGLKPRHIELIALGGTIGVGLFMGSASTIKWAGPSVLLAYLLAGIIMFFVMRIMGEMLVMEPVTGSFATFAHKYISPLAGFLTAWSYWFLWVTVGMAEVTAIGIYVGYWFPDIPQWIPALIGVGIIAAANLAAVKLYGEFEFWFAMIKVVAIVVMLVIGTGVIFFGLGNGGQPLGLSNLYSHGGFFAGGLKGFLFALCIVTAAYQGIELVGITAGEAENPKQTLRKAIKNIIWRILIFYVGAIFIIVTIYPWNEIGEIGSPFVLTFAKVGIVAAAGIINFVVLTAAMSGCNSGIYSAGRMLYTLAQNGQAPKFFGRVSASGVPRNSIITTISLLLVGVLLNYLMPDSKLFLYIYSASVLPGMIPWFALAFSQFRFRERWAGEMAVHPFKSRFFPVSNYIIIIFLSLVIIGMWFNPDTHLSLIVGASFLAVVVAGYYAFGIGRRRMPGDGEEV is encoded by the coding sequence TTGGAATCCAAAGAGTTAACCAGAGGACTTAAGCCGCGGCATATCGAGCTGATCGCACTGGGCGGCACGATTGGCGTGGGATTATTCATGGGCTCGGCAAGTACGATTAAGTGGGCGGGGCCTTCCGTGCTGCTTGCGTATCTTTTGGCAGGAATCATTATGTTTTTTGTGATGCGGATTATGGGGGAGATGCTGGTGATGGAGCCGGTGACCGGTTCTTTTGCCACGTTTGCCCACAAATATATCAGCCCGCTGGCCGGCTTCCTGACCGCCTGGAGCTATTGGTTCCTGTGGGTGACAGTCGGAATGGCGGAGGTTACGGCAATTGGTATCTATGTCGGGTACTGGTTCCCGGATATCCCGCAGTGGATTCCGGCGCTGATCGGGGTGGGCATCATTGCGGCAGCCAATCTGGCGGCGGTGAAGCTGTACGGGGAGTTTGAATTCTGGTTTGCGATGATCAAGGTGGTTGCCATTGTTGTGATGCTGGTGATCGGCACCGGGGTGATTTTTTTCGGTCTCGGGAATGGCGGGCAGCCGCTAGGTCTGTCCAATCTGTATAGCCATGGCGGTTTTTTTGCCGGAGGATTGAAGGGATTTCTGTTCGCGCTCTGCATTGTCACGGCGGCCTATCAGGGGATTGAACTGGTGGGGATTACGGCAGGGGAAGCCGAGAATCCGAAGCAAACGCTGCGCAAAGCGATCAAGAATATCATCTGGCGCATTCTGATTTTCTACGTGGGGGCCATCTTCATCATTGTGACCATCTATCCGTGGAATGAGATCGGCGAGATCGGCAGTCCGTTCGTGTTGACCTTCGCCAAGGTGGGGATTGTCGCTGCGGCTGGCATTATCAACTTCGTGGTGCTGACAGCGGCGATGTCGGGCTGCAACAGCGGAATCTACAGTGCGGGAAGAATGCTCTACACGCTGGCCCAGAACGGACAGGCTCCGAAGTTCTTCGGCAGAGTCTCTGCCAGCGGAGTGCCCCGGAACAGCATTATTACCACGATCTCCCTGCTGCTGGTAGGCGTATTGTTAAACTATCTGATGCCGGACTCCAAGCTGTTTCTCTATATTTACAGTGCCAGCGTGCTTCCGGGAATGATTCCGTGGTTCGCCCTGGCCTTCAGCCAGTTCAGATTCAGAGAGCGATGGGCAGGCGAGATGGCAGTCCATCCGTTCAAGTCCCGCTTTTTCCCGGTCAGTAACTACATTATCATTATCTTCCTGTCGCTGGTCATCATCGGCATGTGGTTCAACCCGGATACCCATCTGTCGCTGATCGTCGGCGCGTCGTTCCTGGCTGTTGTTGTGGCGGGGTACTATGCGTTTGGGATCGGCAGACGCCGGATGCCCGGGGATGGGGAGGAAGTGTAG